In Tiliqua scincoides isolate rTilSci1 chromosome 1, rTilSci1.hap2, whole genome shotgun sequence, the following are encoded in one genomic region:
- the TTLL4 gene encoding tubulin monoglutamylase TTLL4 isoform X2 produces MASAGPEAYNLGLKKGNQFQVGIPSGLTVPPLTAKLHESKAWYLANQPVKPIWQLERNHVTTLHDNHLVHSGFSCQHSRLLYPESLCGEAVLHSPPPPQAQSLPNFLGSTLLYRRSYFRHKPYRRLDSICLQPSTLEKKPFRIPPPAYCSGTNNIMSSSTMDPFLVPSTVGERSSPVSKVFPLSSGKQSSSCYKPVLNNNSFLRPTSAKVPLQQHQQPPESKKLKGLLRPPGFSWTHSGGNGDGCPVNLERKFAKASGLTLEQASAKSHLPIHNGTVLKTERPSWRLEDGENRSQNLKEQDVRLTEAMRKLTASGIRKVGTYNEFGHRIDSSCLMNTSFHPNLFSRWRPHIVAQITPKEVPAASPPNLELGSRHQSLTGTEAADVCTKRISIRFLGSNPEPSNLNTLNKPANHPPVNSTEPTVKKELPPQSTVSEVETKISSLQLSTDTKLGPSIIVKDTEEAVNLPLLDQLEVEDVEEELPDGLEDACSQDEEGEEEDGEGESDGSSSVGLSPNGSVAIISRNCIEGLVPPLEGQERILKPALISSLFPNVSPTIYFGTRDERVEKLPWEQRRMLRWKMSTVTPNIVKQAIARSHFKISRRNNDWLGCWGHHMKSPGFRVIREHQKLNHFPGSFQIGRKDRLWRNVSKMQARFGKKEFNFLPQSFILPQDIKLLKKAWEDCGSRQKWIVKPPASARGIGIQVIHKWSQLPKRRPLLVQRYIHKPYLIGGSKFDLRIYVYVTCYDPLRVYLFKDGLVRFASCKYSSSMKSLNNKYMHLTNYSINKKNIEYKSNTDETACQGHKWALKALWSYLNEKGVDSDVIWEKIKDIVVKTIIASEPYIINLVKMYVRRPYCCHELFGFDVMLDENLKPWILEVNISPSLHSNSPLDVSIKGQMVRDALNLAGFLLPNADDVASPSGSASSSTTSLTSVKEKSRPSLELFTAEKTKRAYYLSPKVPDPDFYSSILDSLTPEDVRVLVDTEDEFARRGQFERVFPSRTSMRYLRFFEQPRYFNILTAQWELKYFVNKNRGVDLLRNWCHKGYHNGILTDITQLWSVPRAHIYLKSDLHLNGLSKVEAGRTSKVLPQRDGEEPVRSPEPNPATQSLPLIKYSSGILKKSTGPQALSSSSLVK; encoded by the exons ATGGCCTCAGCAGGGCCAGAAGCCTATAACCTAGGCCTCAAGAAAGGAAACCAGTTCCAGGTGGGCATCCCATCAGGTCTGACGGTGCCACCACTCACAGCAAAGCTCCACGAGAGCAAGGCCTGGTATCTTGCTAATCAACCTGTGAAGCCCATCTGGCAGCTGGAACGGAATCATGTGACCACTCTCCACGACAACCACCTGGTCCACTCAGGGTTCTCTTGCCAGCATTCCCGCTTGCTGTACCCAGAATCATTATGTGGTGAGGCAGTGCTTCATAGCCCACCACCACCTCAGGCCCAGTCCCTCCCAAACTTCCTTGGAAGCACCTTGCTCTATCGACGCTCTTACTTCAGGCACAAACCCTACCGGAGGCTTGACTCCATCTGCTTACAGCCTAGTACTTTGGAGAAAAAACCTTTTCGTATCCCACCCCCTGCCTATTGCTCTGGTACAAACAACATCATGTCATCCTCAACCATGGATCCATTCCTTGTGCCAAGCACTGTTGGTGAGCGTTCCAGTCCAGTGTCAAAAGTGTTTCCCCTAAGCTCAGGGAAGCAGAGTTCCAGTTGCTATAAACCAGTGCTAAACAATAACTCTTTTCTGAGGCCAACTAGTGCTAAAGTGCCTTTGCAGCAGCATCAACAGCCACCTGAAAGCAAGAAGTTGAAAGGTCTCTTGAGGCCTCCTGGCTTTTCCTGGACCCATTCTGGAGGAAATGGCGATGGCTGTCCTGTGAATCTTGAAAGGAAATTTGCAAAAGCCAGCGGCTTGACTCTTGAGCAAGCCAGTGCCAAATCTCACTTACCTATTCACAATGGCACAGTCCTCAAAACAGAAAGACCCTCTTGGCGACTTGAGGATGGTGAGAATAGGTCACAGAATCTGAAAGAACAAGATGTGCGGTTGACAGAAGCCATGAGGAAGTTGACTGCAAGTGGTATCCGGAAGGTTGGCACTTACAATGAATTTGGTCACCGTATTGACAGCTCTTGCCTTATGAATACAAGTTTCCACCCCAATCTTTTCAGTCGATGGAGACCTCACATTGTGGCACAGATTACCCCAAAAGAAGTACCAGCTGCCAGTCCCCCAAATCTGGAACTTGGCAGCCGCCACCAGAGCCTTACAGGCACAGAAGCTGCCGATGTCTGCACTAAACGCATCAGCATTCGCTTCCTCGGCTCAAATCCTGAGCCTTCCAACCTCAACACCTTGAACAAGCCTGCCAACCACCCACCTGTGAACAGCACAGAGCCAACAGTTAAAAAGGAGCTGCCCCCACAGAGTACTGTCTCTGAAGTAGAGACAAAAATTTCTTCCCTTCAGTTAAGCACAGATACAAAATTGGGCCCATCTATCATTGTGAAAGATACTGA AGAAGCAGTCAACCTGCCCCTGCTGGACCAACTGGAGGTAGAGGATGTGGAGGAAGAGCTTCCAGATGGCTTGGAAGATGCCTGCAGTCAGGAtgaggagggagaagaagaggatggggaag GTGAATCCGATGGTTCTTCTTCAGTGGGCTTATCTCCCAATGGCTCTGTGGCTATTATATCCAG GAATTGTATTGAGGGATTGGTGCCACCACTTGAAGGTCAAGAACGAATACTCAAGCCAGCTCTCATAAGCAGCCTGTTTCCTAATGTGTCTCCTACCATATACTTTGGTACTCGGGACGAACGAG TGGAGAAACTCCCTTGGGAGCAGAGGAGGATGCTACGATGGAAGATGAGCACAGTGACCCCCAATATTGTGAAGCAAGCTATTGCCAGGTCCCACTTCAAGATCAGCAGGA GAAACAATGACTGGCTAGGCTGCTGGGGCCATCACATGAAATCTCCTGGGTTCAGAGTTATCAGGGAACACCAGAAG CTGAACCATTTTCCTGGCTCATTCCAAATTGGACGGAAAGACCGTCTGTGGAGAAATGTATCCAAAATGCAGGCCCGCTTTGGAAAGAAGGAGTTCAACTTCTTGCCCCAATCCTTCATCCTCCCACAAGACATCAAGTTGCTCAAAAAGGCTTGGGAAGATTGTGGAAGCCGTCAGAAATGGATTGTGAAGCCG CCGGCATCAGCCAGGGGCATTGGCATTCAGGTCATCCATAAGTGGAGCCAGCTGCCCAAGCGCAGGCCACTGCTGGTGCAAAG ATACATACATAAACCCTACCTCATTGGTGGAAGTAAGTTTGACTTAAGGATTTATGTTTACGTCACATGCTATGATCCACTGCGTGTCTACTTGTTCAAAGATGGACTTGTTCGTTTTGCCAGCTGCAA GTATTCCTCCTCCATGAAGAGCCTCAATAACAAATACATGCACCTGACAAATTACAGTATCAACAAGAAGAATATTGAATACAAATCCAATACAGATGAAACAGCTTGCCAGGGTCACAAGTG GGCATTGAAGGCACTCTGGAGCTATTTGAATGAGAAAGGAGTTGACAGTGATGTCATCTGGGAGAAGATAAAAGATATTGTTGTCAAGACCATAATTGC GTCAGAGCCCTATATAATCAATCTTGTGAAGATGTATGTGCGGCGCCCTTACTGCTGCCACGAGCTGTTTGGGTTTGATGTAATGCTGGATGAGAACCTCAAGCCATGGATTCTGGAAGTCAATATCTCCCCCAG CCTTCATTCCAACTCTCCTCTGGATGTGAGCATCAAAGGCCAAATGGTTCGGGATGCTCTCAACTTGGCTGGTTTTTTGTTGCCAAATGCAGATGATGTGGCCTCACCCTCTGGAAGTGCCAGCAGCTCCACAACCAG TTTGACTAGTGTTAAGGAAAAGTCCAGGCCATCTCTGGAGCTGTTCACTGCTGAGAAGACAAAGAGAGCTTATTACTTGAGCCCAAAAGTGCCTGATCCG GATTTCTACTCCTCCATTCTGGATTCCCTGACTCCAGAAGATGTGCGTGTCCTGGTAGACACGGAGGATGAGTTTGCTCGACGTGGACAATTTGAACGAGTCTTCCCCTCACGCACCTCCATGCGTTACCTGCGCTTTTTTGAGCAGCCGCGCTACTTCAACATCCTTACTGCACAGTGGGAGCTGAAATATTTCGTGAATAAGAACAGAG GGGTGGACTTACTTCGAAACTGGTGTCACAAAGGCTATCACAATGGAATACTGACAGATATCACACAACTG TGGTCAGTGCCAAGAGCCCACATCTATTTGAAGAGTGATCTACACTTGAATGGTTTGAGCAAGGTAGAAGCAGGGAGAACCAG CAAAGTCCTTCCCCAGCGAGATGGAGAGGAGCCTGTCCGAAGCCCTGAGCCAAACCCTGCTACTCAAAGTTTACCTCTGATTAAATACTCATCTGGGATTCTCAAGAAATCCACAGGCCCTCAGGCCCTCAGCAGCTCAAGCCTGGTAAAGTGA
- the TTLL4 gene encoding tubulin monoglutamylase TTLL4 isoform X1: protein MASAGPEAYNLGLKKGNQFQVGIPSGLTVPPLTAKLHESKAWYLANQPVKPIWQLERNHVTTLHDNHLVHSGFSCQHSRLLYPESLCGEAVLHSPPPPQAQSLPNFLGSTLLYRRSYFRHKPYRRLDSICLQPSTLEKKPFRIPPPAYCSGTNNIMSSSTMDPFLVPSTVGERSSPVSKVFPLSSGKQSSSCYKPVLNNNSFLRPTSAKVPLQQHQQPPESKKLKGLLRPPGFSWTHSGGNGDGCPVNLERKFAKASGLTLEQASAKSHLPIHNGTVLKTERPSWRLEDGENRSQNLKEQDVRLTEAMRKLTASGIRKVGTYNEFGHRIDSSCLMNTSFHPNLFSRWRPHIVAQITPKEVPAASPPNLELGSRHQSLTGTEAADVCTKRISIRFLGSNPEPSNLNTLNKPANHPPVNSTEPTVKKELPPQSTVSEVETKISSLQLSTDTKLGPSIIVKDTECNPLYCREAVNLPLLDQLEVEDVEEELPDGLEDACSQDEEGEEEDGEGESDGSSSVGLSPNGSVAIISRNCIEGLVPPLEGQERILKPALISSLFPNVSPTIYFGTRDERVEKLPWEQRRMLRWKMSTVTPNIVKQAIARSHFKISRRNNDWLGCWGHHMKSPGFRVIREHQKLNHFPGSFQIGRKDRLWRNVSKMQARFGKKEFNFLPQSFILPQDIKLLKKAWEDCGSRQKWIVKPPASARGIGIQVIHKWSQLPKRRPLLVQRYIHKPYLIGGSKFDLRIYVYVTCYDPLRVYLFKDGLVRFASCKYSSSMKSLNNKYMHLTNYSINKKNIEYKSNTDETACQGHKWALKALWSYLNEKGVDSDVIWEKIKDIVVKTIIASEPYIINLVKMYVRRPYCCHELFGFDVMLDENLKPWILEVNISPSLHSNSPLDVSIKGQMVRDALNLAGFLLPNADDVASPSGSASSSTTSLTSVKEKSRPSLELFTAEKTKRAYYLSPKVPDPDFYSSILDSLTPEDVRVLVDTEDEFARRGQFERVFPSRTSMRYLRFFEQPRYFNILTAQWELKYFVNKNRGVDLLRNWCHKGYHNGILTDITQLWSVPRAHIYLKSDLHLNGLSKVEAGRTSKVLPQRDGEEPVRSPEPNPATQSLPLIKYSSGILKKSTGPQALSSSSLVK from the exons ATGGCCTCAGCAGGGCCAGAAGCCTATAACCTAGGCCTCAAGAAAGGAAACCAGTTCCAGGTGGGCATCCCATCAGGTCTGACGGTGCCACCACTCACAGCAAAGCTCCACGAGAGCAAGGCCTGGTATCTTGCTAATCAACCTGTGAAGCCCATCTGGCAGCTGGAACGGAATCATGTGACCACTCTCCACGACAACCACCTGGTCCACTCAGGGTTCTCTTGCCAGCATTCCCGCTTGCTGTACCCAGAATCATTATGTGGTGAGGCAGTGCTTCATAGCCCACCACCACCTCAGGCCCAGTCCCTCCCAAACTTCCTTGGAAGCACCTTGCTCTATCGACGCTCTTACTTCAGGCACAAACCCTACCGGAGGCTTGACTCCATCTGCTTACAGCCTAGTACTTTGGAGAAAAAACCTTTTCGTATCCCACCCCCTGCCTATTGCTCTGGTACAAACAACATCATGTCATCCTCAACCATGGATCCATTCCTTGTGCCAAGCACTGTTGGTGAGCGTTCCAGTCCAGTGTCAAAAGTGTTTCCCCTAAGCTCAGGGAAGCAGAGTTCCAGTTGCTATAAACCAGTGCTAAACAATAACTCTTTTCTGAGGCCAACTAGTGCTAAAGTGCCTTTGCAGCAGCATCAACAGCCACCTGAAAGCAAGAAGTTGAAAGGTCTCTTGAGGCCTCCTGGCTTTTCCTGGACCCATTCTGGAGGAAATGGCGATGGCTGTCCTGTGAATCTTGAAAGGAAATTTGCAAAAGCCAGCGGCTTGACTCTTGAGCAAGCCAGTGCCAAATCTCACTTACCTATTCACAATGGCACAGTCCTCAAAACAGAAAGACCCTCTTGGCGACTTGAGGATGGTGAGAATAGGTCACAGAATCTGAAAGAACAAGATGTGCGGTTGACAGAAGCCATGAGGAAGTTGACTGCAAGTGGTATCCGGAAGGTTGGCACTTACAATGAATTTGGTCACCGTATTGACAGCTCTTGCCTTATGAATACAAGTTTCCACCCCAATCTTTTCAGTCGATGGAGACCTCACATTGTGGCACAGATTACCCCAAAAGAAGTACCAGCTGCCAGTCCCCCAAATCTGGAACTTGGCAGCCGCCACCAGAGCCTTACAGGCACAGAAGCTGCCGATGTCTGCACTAAACGCATCAGCATTCGCTTCCTCGGCTCAAATCCTGAGCCTTCCAACCTCAACACCTTGAACAAGCCTGCCAACCACCCACCTGTGAACAGCACAGAGCCAACAGTTAAAAAGGAGCTGCCCCCACAGAGTACTGTCTCTGAAGTAGAGACAAAAATTTCTTCCCTTCAGTTAAGCACAGATACAAAATTGGGCCCATCTATCATTGTGAAAGATACTGA ATGCAACCCTTTGTATTGCAGAGAAGCAGTCAACCTGCCCCTGCTGGACCAACTGGAGGTAGAGGATGTGGAGGAAGAGCTTCCAGATGGCTTGGAAGATGCCTGCAGTCAGGAtgaggagggagaagaagaggatggggaag GTGAATCCGATGGTTCTTCTTCAGTGGGCTTATCTCCCAATGGCTCTGTGGCTATTATATCCAG GAATTGTATTGAGGGATTGGTGCCACCACTTGAAGGTCAAGAACGAATACTCAAGCCAGCTCTCATAAGCAGCCTGTTTCCTAATGTGTCTCCTACCATATACTTTGGTACTCGGGACGAACGAG TGGAGAAACTCCCTTGGGAGCAGAGGAGGATGCTACGATGGAAGATGAGCACAGTGACCCCCAATATTGTGAAGCAAGCTATTGCCAGGTCCCACTTCAAGATCAGCAGGA GAAACAATGACTGGCTAGGCTGCTGGGGCCATCACATGAAATCTCCTGGGTTCAGAGTTATCAGGGAACACCAGAAG CTGAACCATTTTCCTGGCTCATTCCAAATTGGACGGAAAGACCGTCTGTGGAGAAATGTATCCAAAATGCAGGCCCGCTTTGGAAAGAAGGAGTTCAACTTCTTGCCCCAATCCTTCATCCTCCCACAAGACATCAAGTTGCTCAAAAAGGCTTGGGAAGATTGTGGAAGCCGTCAGAAATGGATTGTGAAGCCG CCGGCATCAGCCAGGGGCATTGGCATTCAGGTCATCCATAAGTGGAGCCAGCTGCCCAAGCGCAGGCCACTGCTGGTGCAAAG ATACATACATAAACCCTACCTCATTGGTGGAAGTAAGTTTGACTTAAGGATTTATGTTTACGTCACATGCTATGATCCACTGCGTGTCTACTTGTTCAAAGATGGACTTGTTCGTTTTGCCAGCTGCAA GTATTCCTCCTCCATGAAGAGCCTCAATAACAAATACATGCACCTGACAAATTACAGTATCAACAAGAAGAATATTGAATACAAATCCAATACAGATGAAACAGCTTGCCAGGGTCACAAGTG GGCATTGAAGGCACTCTGGAGCTATTTGAATGAGAAAGGAGTTGACAGTGATGTCATCTGGGAGAAGATAAAAGATATTGTTGTCAAGACCATAATTGC GTCAGAGCCCTATATAATCAATCTTGTGAAGATGTATGTGCGGCGCCCTTACTGCTGCCACGAGCTGTTTGGGTTTGATGTAATGCTGGATGAGAACCTCAAGCCATGGATTCTGGAAGTCAATATCTCCCCCAG CCTTCATTCCAACTCTCCTCTGGATGTGAGCATCAAAGGCCAAATGGTTCGGGATGCTCTCAACTTGGCTGGTTTTTTGTTGCCAAATGCAGATGATGTGGCCTCACCCTCTGGAAGTGCCAGCAGCTCCACAACCAG TTTGACTAGTGTTAAGGAAAAGTCCAGGCCATCTCTGGAGCTGTTCACTGCTGAGAAGACAAAGAGAGCTTATTACTTGAGCCCAAAAGTGCCTGATCCG GATTTCTACTCCTCCATTCTGGATTCCCTGACTCCAGAAGATGTGCGTGTCCTGGTAGACACGGAGGATGAGTTTGCTCGACGTGGACAATTTGAACGAGTCTTCCCCTCACGCACCTCCATGCGTTACCTGCGCTTTTTTGAGCAGCCGCGCTACTTCAACATCCTTACTGCACAGTGGGAGCTGAAATATTTCGTGAATAAGAACAGAG GGGTGGACTTACTTCGAAACTGGTGTCACAAAGGCTATCACAATGGAATACTGACAGATATCACACAACTG TGGTCAGTGCCAAGAGCCCACATCTATTTGAAGAGTGATCTACACTTGAATGGTTTGAGCAAGGTAGAAGCAGGGAGAACCAG CAAAGTCCTTCCCCAGCGAGATGGAGAGGAGCCTGTCCGAAGCCCTGAGCCAAACCCTGCTACTCAAAGTTTACCTCTGATTAAATACTCATCTGGGATTCTCAAGAAATCCACAGGCCCTCAGGCCCTCAGCAGCTCAAGCCTGGTAAAGTGA